Genomic DNA from Methanosarcina sp. MTP4:
GACCATGACCTGTCTCCTTCCAGCCCTCTCTGGTGCAAACACCCTCTACGGTGCAGGGATGCTTGAGCTTGGTATGACCTTCTCCATGGAACAGCTGGTAATCGACAACGACATCATCAAGATGACCAAAAAGGCAATGAAGGGAATCCCTGTCAACACCGAGACCCTTGCAGTTGAGTCCATCCAGAAAGTAGGCATAGGAAACAATTTCCTGGCTCTCAAACAAACAAGAATGCTTGTGGACTACCCTTCCGATCCTATGATCATTGACAGGCAAATGTTTGGAGACTGGGAGCACGCAGGCTCCAAGGACCTGGCAGCCGTGGCAAACGAGAAGGTCCTGGATGTCATGAAACACCATGAGGTCCCGCCAATCGACGCCGACATCCTCAAGGACATGCAGGCAGTCGTGGACAGAGCTGACAAGGCCTTCAGGGAGGGATAAAAATGGCAAGCAAAGAAGAAATCATCGCCAAAGCAAAAGAAGCAATTACCGAATATGATGAGGAAATGGCAGAAGAAGCAGCAAACGAGGCCCTCAAAGAAGGGATAGACCCTGTGGAAATCATCGAGCACGGCTTTACGGAGGGCATGCAGGAAGTAGGAGAACAGTTCGAACAGGGGACAGTATTCCTTCCCCACGTGCTAGCTGCAGCCGAGGCAATGAAAGCAGGAATCGAAGTTATGAAACCGGAGATGGAGAGAAGGAAATCCAAAACAGAAAAGAAAGGAACAATCGTTATCGGGACCATCGAAGGAGATATCCACTCCATAGGAAAGGACATCGTTGCTTCCATGCTCAACATTGCAGGCTTTGAAGTGATTGATCTCGGAAGAGACGTGCCCATCAAGACCTTCATTGAAAAGGCAAAGGAACTCAAGCCTGAATTCGTTGCGAGCTCCGCCCTCATGACTACCACCATGGTTAACCAGATCCAGATCGAGGAACAGCTTAAAGAAGCAGGCATCCGCGACCAGGTAAGGACAATGGTCGGGGGCGCTCCGGTTACCCAGGACTGGGCTGACAAGATAGGGGCCAACATCTACGGGGAAAATGCCACTGACGCGGTGAACAAGATAAAAGCGGCATTGGGATTCTAAAAAGATTAAAGAGCGGAAAGTTCCGGGAAAATTCAGGGCAATTTAAGGCTCGCTCCGGGTGAGCATCCGGGAATTGCTCCCCGGGCATCCTGCCCTGAAAGAATCAGGGCATGAAAACGGATCGGGGCATGAAAATAAATAAGGTCATAAAAGGGAGGAGTTGGAGTGGATCTGAAAGCTTTGAAAAAGCAGGAAAGCAAACGAAAAATCAGTAAAGGGTACATGTGGGCCCTTTTCTGTGCCGTATTCTGGGGAATCTGGTATCTGCCGGGCACTGTTGTCTGGGTGCTGAACCCCTTTGACGAAATGTTCGGAGTCATTGCCGGGACAAACGGAGACGCAGTATCCCTGGTTGTAACAGCAGTCCTGATCACCGCATTCAATGCACTTACGGTTATGCTTGCCCTTATGGTCTGGAATGGGGTGCTGCAAAAATTCGGGGAACTGGGCCGTACACTAAAGGAGTTCAATCCCTGTTCCAAGTGGTTCTTCCTTGCCTCAATCTTCGGGGGACCGGTTGCGATTCTCGGGTCCTTTATGGCAATGGGATTTATCGGCGGCGCATTTGCCGCGGTTGCTGCCCTTCTCTATCCTGTGGTCGGGTCCGTGCTTGCATATTACTGGTACGGGGAAAAAATTACAAAGAGAGCTGCAATCGGAATTTTAGTTATTATTCTTGGAGGAATTACGATCTTTGGCGGCGGGCTCATTACCGAGCTTGGTGCAGGAGAAGTGCCCTGGATCGGATACCTCGGCGGACTGATGGCAGCTGCCGGCTGGGGAATTGAAGGTGCAATCGCAGGTAAGGGACTTGACATTGCCGAGCCTGATGTGGGGCTGACCCTCAGGTTCCTGGGAGAAAACATCATCTGGTGGATCCTTATCGTGCCTATTCTGGCAATAGTTGGCTTCCCGATGTATTCCTTTGCATTCCAGGCCTTTGAGCCTCTGACCCTGCTGGTCCTTATCTTTGCAGGGATTACCTTTGGTTTCTGTTATGTATGCTGGTACAAATCTTTCCCCCTGATAGGAGTCGGGAGAGGGCAGGGCATAGGAAACCTCTACGGACTGTGTGCCATTATCTTCATCTTCCTCTTCTTCGGGGATGTGCCCCAGTGGACAATCCTGCTTGGAGGTGCGCTCTGTGTTGCCGGGAGTTTCATCATGTTCACGGAAGAAGCCGGAGAACTCGAAACCTTGAGAGGTGAGTGAAATGGGAAACCGACCGTTAAAATTCAGGATTCTGGAACTTTTCCTCGACGAAAAAGAACACTGGAACTATGAAATAGTTTCAAAGATAATGGAAGAGTACGGGATGAAGGGAGATTACCACAGGGACAGCATCAACTTCGATATCATCGAACTGGCATCCGGAGGAATGCTGAAAGATATAGAACAAAAAGTGGATGAAGAGGGGATCTACAAAAAAGGTTTCCTTCTGCACAGGTACATGATTACGGACTTCGGAAAAGTCCGGGGTTCGGACGCATGTCTGAGATACGTGTAAAAGTGAAACGGAGGGGTTAATATGGTACAAACAGAAGCCGCAATGGAAGCCTACAATGCCTACTGGGCAAATTCCTTCATACCTGCCGGAGACATTATGTGGATGATTTTAATCCTGATCCTGGCAGTGATTGCGCTCTGGCAGGCCAGGACCTTTGTGTCCCAATTCTGAGCATTCGACAAAGTTCAGGGCTTCCGGTAAAGTTCTAAGCCTTAGGAGAAGTTCTGAGCTTTCGGAAAATGTATAAGTTTCAGGGAAAAACAAAAAAAGTATTGAAGGCACTTCCGACCACTCCTTAAGTAAAATACCGCCGGGAAGAATATCCTCAAGAGTGAAGGGCCTGTTGTCCCTCCACCCCTGGAAGAGCGGAGCTTATGCCCTCAAGGAAATGCAGACAGCAAAAGACACGGGCTACACCCGAAAAATGCATACAATTTGCAGAGAGTTTACAGGAGGTACCAGTCCGTATCGTCAACCGAGAGGTCTTCCCGGAGACCGACCTTCCTCCCGGGAAGCTTTAAAGCTTCTGCAATTGCATCGGAAAAGTCCTGCAGGTACTCTTTGCAGGAGAGACTGTTGTAGATGAAGGATTTTTCGGGCTGGAGCATACTCCGGATTGTGGATTCCCTGGGGACCAGGGAAACTTCCACATCCACCATTTCCAGAGCCTTTTCCATGGCAGTCCGGAAATCCCCGATACAGTAAGCAATCCTGTGCCCGTAATTATCCCGGGTCTTTTCGAGATAACAGGCAAGCCGTTCACTTTCGATTTTTATAAAATCCCTTTTGATCTGCGTCACATTGCATTTTCCCATCATGAATTTGTAGTGCATGAAAGGGTACTGCGTGTCAAGTTCCCTGGGGGCAACCCCGCAGGTCCCGAAAGTCACAACGTGCACATCCTCGGGTTTTGCAAGTCCGAAGATGATCCGGTCGAATTTTTTATGGGATGGGCTTTCATGGTAGGGTTTCCTCTTTGCACAGGGAACAAAAATACAGATTTCCCTAAAAGGGGCTTCGTATTCGTTCAAAATCCACTCGTTGGCCCTTACCATATCCGGATGGTAAATAATCCTCTCGTTATCAAGAGGCTCGGAAGAGCGTTCATCTTCAGGAATAATCGGCTTCATAACTTCCAGGGCTATTGATCAGAGAAATTATATATATAATTTTGTGATTGAGCATGGCAATTGAGAATGTGAGCTTTTGTGCAAACAGCGCAAAACAATAATATAATAAAAGAGCCTAAAAGTGTTAACATAAATAAGTCAATAAATATATTCATCACCAATGGTAACCGGGCAACAAAATTGGTGCTCAAAAAGATTCTGGAGTGCAATTTTAAGCCAGTACAAAGGTGAAAACACAGAAAAACCTGAAAAAAGGTAAACTGCTAAGTGGTCTTATGGCAAATTCAATTCATGAGATGATAAGAGCAAGCTTCAGGTGCGAGGACATGGTAAAATGTGTGCTTGGTTTGAAGTCCCTTGACATCGATGCATACAAAGCCCTGCTCACTTCCGGCCCCCTTACAGCCGAAAACCTGGGTGAAATCCTTAACAGAGAAAGGAGCACTGCATACCGTTCCCTTCAAAACCTGATAGCCTGCGGTGTTGTTTACCGGGAAACCCGGTCCATTGAAAGCGGAGGATACTACTACGAATACGTGGCAATCGAACCCCAGGAAATGAAAACGATGGTCAAGAAAAACGTGGATGAATGGTACGACCAGATGAACGATTTGATTGAAAAAATGGATGATAAAATGAATATCCTTATCATAAGAATGGACGATGAGGAAGACTGACCCCAAAAACTCCAACGAAACATTTCCGGATACGCAGTCCTTAACAGTTCAGATATATAGCTCATGAAAAATCTGGATATACACACCATGTTGCTAAAGAATTTTTAAATACATTACAGGAATTTTCAATAAAATTATATATAATCCAATTATAAAAGTGAAATGGACCCCGAGAGAATTCCTGAAAGAAAAAAGGAATTTAAGAAAGAAAATAAGAAAGGAAAGCAGCCGAAGAATAATTTCGGCAAGCCTGAAAAAGAATTCAGCTTCCTTTCACTGTTATAATCCGTCTACAAATTCACCCATTCGATCGATAGCTTTTTTAAGGTCATCCATGGACGCTGCATAAGCGCAGCGGAGGAAACCTTCCCCTGCTTCCCCGAAGACGTCCCCCGGAATTACAACAACTCTCTTTTCGTTCAGAAGCCGTTCTGAAAATTCACAGGAGGAAAGGCCCGTGGCCCCTACATATGGGAAGGCGTAGAAAGCTCCTTTGGGAGTAAAGCAGTCGAGACCTATCCTGTCAAAGCCCCTGACGATGAAATGCCTGCGCCGGTCGTATTCCCGGACCATCCTTTCCATTTCGTCGTTCCCGTTCCGGAGAGCTTCAATGGCTCCTACCTGAGCGGTTATGGGGGCACAAAGCATGGAGTACTGGTGGATCATCATCATGGAACGGATGATCTCGGGAGCGGCCATTGCAAAACCGAGTCTCAGGCCTGTCATTGCATATGCCTTGGAAAAGCCGTTCAGCATGACAGTCCGCTCTTTCATACCCTCAAGGGAAGAGAAGGGGATGTGTTTGCCTTCATAGGTAAGGCATTCGTAGACCTCATCCGAGATCACGAAGAGGTCATGCTCCGCCACAAGGTCAGCAATGTCCTCGAGGTCCTCCCGGGTCATGACAGCCCCTGTGGGGTTGTTCGGGAAATTGAGCACAATTGCCCTGGTCTTGCTGGTGATAGCAGGTTTAAGGACTTCTGCTGTGAGACGGAATTCATCTCCCCGGTGGGTGGAAACGACCACAGGCTTGCCACCTGCCAGGACCACCGCAGGGACGTATGCCACGTAAGCAGGCTGGACCACGATGACCTCGTCTCCGGGGTTTACCACTGCCCTGAGTGCAATGTCAATAGCTTCGCTAACCCCGGTGGTAACCAAGATCTCGGATGCCGGATCATAGTCCAGGCCATATCGCCTGTAATAAGTCCTTGAAAGTTCATCCCTGAGTTCCGGAAGCCCGTAATTGGAAGTGTAGGAAGTCTGCCCTTTTTCAAGGGAGTGGATACACATTTCCCTGATGTGCCAGGGAGTAATGAAATCCGGCTCCCCCACGCCAAGGGAGATGACATCCTCAAGCCCGGAAACCAGATCAAAAAAACGGCGTATCCCCGAGGGGGGGACATTTTTAACTATTTCCGCAACAAATTTTGAAGGATCACATGGAGGTCTCAAGAAAACACCCCGATCAAAAATTATATGAGTAAAACAAATTGTGAAAAGGAATAGAAGGATCAGGCCTATTAGAACCCTCTAATCAAAGCGAGACCGGGAGCCGCTTAATTGCTTCCGGTTCGTGGAGAATTACCCCATCTTCCTTATAGGTCTTTAACACGAAATGAGTTGCCGTGTTCTGGACCTGGTCAAGGGTCGCAATTTTTTCTGCCACAAAAAAGGCCACATCCTTCATAGACCTACCCCTAACGGTAAGGGATATGTCGTAGTCCCCGGACAAAAGCCGAACAGATCGGACCTCTGGGAATTTATAGATCCTTTCTGCAATTACCTGGTAGCCCTGGTTGCGCTCCAGCGTGACCTTCAGTTCGATCACGGCGTAAACGTAGTTTTCTCCAACCAGATCCCAGTCAATAATGGTTTTGTAGTGCCGGATAACTCCTGTCTCCTCGAGTTTTGCAATTGCCTGAGAAACTTCCTGTGCAGTCATATCCGTAAGTGCTGCAATTTCATCAGAGCTTGCTCTCGCATCGTTTTCAAGAATTTCCAGAATGTGTCTTATCTTTTCATCCATTGATAGTCACCGGCACGAAGTTTTTTCAAAAATTTAGGTTTGATCCCTGGAGAGGGACCAGGTCCTGAAAAGAATTACTCTATCAGGACAGCGTTTACGACTCCTTCCTGTCCCGGCCTGCTCGTTACCCTTGCAGTACCGAGAGGGGTCTTAATGACAGAGCCCTTGGTCAGGATGTTACGCCTGATGTAGTGTTTGTTTGCAGTGTTGTCGACAACGGTTTCGATAGTTGTGACCGCTGTTTTACCGTCGTTTGGGTTCGTTACGTTTGCCACATTGGACTGAAGGAGTCTTACCTTTCTGTTGCCACCCATAGTGGGGACATTCTTCCGCTTAACGTCGCTGATACGGGTATCCGCAGATTCACGGCCCATCTCAAACTTACGCTTCCCGCGGGCAGCTGTGACCTTCCCACCAGTCGCCTTCCTTCTGGAACTGCCTTGCCATCTCATATTATCGCCTCATGAATGTATTAAAATTCTATATATGTTTTATTTAATGCTTTTAATGCCTTAACTCTACAAATATGCATTATGTAATTAGTTTAGGTTATCCCGATAGTAAATATCCTGTAATCTGGAGATCCCGATCAGGGCAAAAGTATGCCGTTAAGTAGCTTAATTGCCCTGATAATATATTAATTGTATGAACAGGAGTATTTAATAAGAGTATTTGCTACGGACATATCATTACAAATAGAATCGTATAAGAACTTTGCGATCAGGCATCCGAATAATTCCCGGATTTGCCCCCGGCCCCCAGGCACGACCTGTCTTCGAAGGGCAATGTGCCTGAAGAGTAACAAAGTACAAGTATAAAAATCAACGCAAAATAAAATGTTAACGCTGAAAATCCGGATATACCCGAAATATTATAAGAGATGAAATATAAATATATAAAGTACTGGAGAGCCCAGGTATAATAGATAAAACCGAATCGTTGAACCAGGTATCACCGAAGAATAAACACCAGCGTAATTAAACATTAGCGTAATTAAACCCGAAAATTTTGAAAAATTGGCAAACCTGGCCCCGGCAATTTTAAACATCGGCAACTTAAACCGGGCGAATTCAAAAAACAAACTATAGTCAAGGACCCAAATTCCTTCACCAATCTCAAGCGAAAGTTTAACCACAGAAAGCACGGAAAACCCGGAATAAAGGAAATAGGGCACAATCCTTCCGTGCTTTCCGTGTCTTCAGTGGTTATAACGTAAGTGTAAGTATTTACGTTCGGGACTATAAAATCAAAAAACAAACTAAATCAAAAAACAAACTAAATCAAAAACAGCGGATTAAGGAGAGAATATAATGGTCACGGAAATTTCTATAGATAGTATATGCGGACACACGACAAAGATTATTGCCACAAAGGAAGGCAAAAAAACCCACGTTCATATCAAAACGACCTGTGAAAAGCTCAGGAACTGGGGAACTAAATTTGACTTTGAGATGAATGATCTCATGGGGGGGCAGGATACTATCCTTTCCAAAAAGTCTGCTGAGAACCCGATTACTCCCACCTGCCTTGTCCCTGCAGCCGTTATGAATGCCTGCTGGCTGGAAAACGGCATGATCTCGAAGAATCTTGCCAGGGAAAAGGGAAAGATGCAGATTATTTTTGACAAGCTGGAATAAATTATTAGCAAATAGGGTGAAGTATTCACCCGGATTACTTTCGTCACAATTCCGGAAACCCTACACAGAAGAATAAATTTTCATCGAAACCCAATACCCTTCAGGATTACCTCGCGAAATTTTTTTTAGAATCATAAAAATCGAAATATTTATATGGAAATGGTTGTGTTCAGTTTATACAAAACAGAACAAATGTATATTTCAATAAGAGATTCAAATAGTCACAACACAGTATCAAATATTGAAACCCGAGAGAGAAACATGGATATCAAGGAAATCAACAATTACGGCCAGGAACTGATCACTCGTCTGAACCTCAAGACCTCCCCGGTGGCAGTAAGATTGATACCTGCAGGCGGAGAAATCCCCACAGAAGTCAAAAAGGTAGAAGAAACCATGCGCCACTGCCAGATGATCGACAGGGTTAGGAAAACAGGGGAAGAGTTTTACTCCCTGGTCGAAGACCATATGTGCAAGGGAGGAGCCGCTTCCATGGGGCTCGGCAAGATGCCAAAAAAAGTAGGAAGCGGAGAGTTCTACTACAAAGGCCTGAGCCACTTCAGCAACATCAATGCCGCCCGCCGCACTGTTGAAAACGCTCCCATGCTCCCCCCCAACAGCACCGAAGCGATCCTGTACGGAGCCCTTGATAAAGCTAGCTTTGAACCTGACGTCGCAGTGGTCATCTGCAACCCCAGGCAGATCATGCTGCTCACCCAGGCAATCATGTACAAACGTGGAGGCCGCCTGGAAGTCGGTTTTGCCGGAAAGCAGAGTGTCTGTTCCGACGGAGTAGTGCAGGCCTACAGAGACGGTCAGGTAGGAATCACAGTAGGCTGCAGCGGAAGCCGGGCCTATACGGAAATTGCCGATGAGGAAATGACAATCGGCATCCCCGTGGAACTCCTCCCAGATATCACTAAAGCCCTGGCAAGAATCTGTCCGAATTAAATGTAAGGGGGCTACCCCCTTAATCCCTTCATTGCGACTTATCATTTTAAAACCCAGCTTCGGACTATTTTATCTGGGCCATATTTCCGATAAACCTGTTTTTTAACTATTTCTCCCCACCCCAACTTCCAAAAGACCTATCCACGACTACTTTTTACGTACCTTCTTCCCAGAAACCCACACATTATACACCCCAAGACAGGAAATGCTTGAAGAACCTAATATTCAGGGCAGGAAGCAAATGAATTGAGGAAGCCAATGAATTATTATACTAAAAGAGAAAATTTGAGGCAAATGACCTATTACATAGCAGACTCGGCAGTTTTCATAATGGGCAACTGCGACGTCGACAGTTCCCTCCTTATCACCGTCCCGTCGGTTGAAGACGAGTTGAAGAGCAGGGATGCCGTCCTACGCTTTGACCTGGCAAAGGAAGGAGGGCTTAGAGTTGAATGGCCCGAACCCGAAATGGTAAAAGCGGTCAGGGAAAAGGCAGAGCATACCAGGGATTCGGAAGAACTTTCAAAAACCGATCTGGAAGTCCTTGCAAAAGCCCTGGAACACAAAGAAAAAGCGGTCCTTTTGACGGATGACTACGCCGTTCAAAACGTTGCCGTGCAACTCGGAATTGAGGTAAAACCAATAGCTCAGAAAAAAATAAGGGACCTCATAATCTGGCAAAAGCAGTGTATAGGCTGCAAACAGACTTTTGAGAAAGGAGATGTCTGCCCGGTTTGCGGATCACCCCTCAAGAAGAAAAGAAAGACAAAGCTCTGATGAAAAGGGGAAGAAAAAGATATAACGCTTGGTAGTGTAATAATGCTTGTAGCTGAGTATTAAAATACCAGGATTACATTTTTCAGGCAGTATTTGCAAGACAAGCCGGAAATAAGCCGGAAGAAAGAGCTGAAAAATACTGCATACCAAAGCAAAAAAACAATATTCAGGTGGGAATGGAGGAATGAAGAACATAGAAGATTTGATCCAGAAAGCTGTTGAACTTCAAAACAACGGGCTTGTAAGCGGCCAGATTGCCGACGAACTCAATGTTTCCAGGGAAACAGTGACCTGGCTTTTGACCCGCTCGAAAAAAGAAGTTACAGCTCCCGCACCGAAGGACATTTCCGTAAACTGGAGCAGCATCGGGAAAAGTGCTACAAGGCTCCACTACATATCCCTTGCCCTCTGCGACATGGTGCTTGAGACCCTGGAAAAAACAAACACAGAAGTGGATGTGGTCGTAGGAGTTGCTGCAAGCGGTGTCCCCCTTGCAAGCATGATGGCAAACGAACTGGGAGCAGACTTTGCCCTCTACCATTCCCGTAAAGCACAGGACGTTGTCCAACCCGGTCATAAAGGGACCATCAGCCGCAACTTCGGAAGCGTTGCGGGCAAGAACTGCGTGATCGTTGATGATGTGATCACGACTGGCTCCACCACCATGGAAGTGGTAGAACACCTGCGGGAAATGGACGCAAAACCGAGAGTCGTAGTGGTCCTCGTAGATAAAAAAGGTTCGGATACCATAGCTAACGTACCCATACAGTCCCTGGTGAGGATTGTGAGGGTGGACTGAAAGAAAAAACTAACTTTTACTTCTTTTTTTATTTTTTGCTTCTTTTTGGTTTCAATTCTTTTTGGTTTCAATTCTTTTTAGTCAAGGGCTTTGCCTGGATTTTTTACTTTACCACTCCAGCAGCTATTTTTACCGTAGTAGGACATCCTCTGTGAAAAAGAAAACGAAAGGGGAAAAACAAAAAGGGGGAAAAAAGGAAAGCGGAAAAAGAAAAAAAGAAAAAGAAAAAAGAAGCCGTTTATTAGTATTCGACTTCCGTGGATCCAATTTTTTCCGCAAGCCTTGAGAGGACCTCGGTTCTCATTCCTTCCACGAACTTGATGCTCCCCACGACCAGGTGGCCGCCTCCGTTCACGCCGGCACCCTTGATTTCCTCACGAAGTTCCCGGACGATCTGCGGGATGTTCATGAGCACGCCCTTTGAACGGATAACCGCAAAGTCCGGGCCAAAGCCCAGGGTTACCATGGGTTTTTCAGGGTTCTTTTTGCAGAGCACGTCATGCACTTCTCCCGAAGTCTTTCCCGGGGGGGGGAAGGTGAATTTATGGGCATAGTTTTCAACGTCAAGCACGTTCATGATGGCCCCATTTGCAAGCTTCTGGGACTTTATGTTGAAAAGGCAGGCGTCAAGCTGTTCCTGAATCATGTCATTTGCCTGCTCGCAGAGGAGAGAGACCAGCTGCCTGTGGGTCTTGTGGTCGCCCAGGTCAAGGATGTCGTCAATCACACCTTTACCACTGCTGAATTTGAGCCAGAACTGCTCGTAATCCAGGGCAAGGGCCATGTCCTTCAGTTCCTTAAGGGTGTAGCGGTCCGAGGCAAGGGAAATATACCTCCCGGCTTCCGGAGCCTCCGAACGGTCCCCAACCGCTGAAACTCCAGGCAGGTGTCGGATAGTCTCACTGATATCGGGGTTGATCATACGGGCTACTTCGGCACAGAGCATGCCTGCCGTAACCCCAAAATCGCCGCCCACGTGGGCAGGGTTTACGTGCCCTATAAGGTACTGGTCGACAATTTCGTCCGGATGGTGGTGGTCGATCACCAGGATGTCCATATCATAGACCCTAGCCTGCCTCATGGCAGGCACGTCCTCTTCAGTGGAGCCATTGTCCACAAGGATTACCAGCGGCATTTTCTGCCCGTGCCTGGAGGCATCCTCGAGCGCATAAGAGATGTCCCGGGTAATATCGGGCAGCTCATAAAAAGGAGCCTTGGAAGGAGCCCGCTTGTAGGAATAATATTCGGCATCCGAACCCCCGATATCCGTAATAAGGGGCAGGATTGCCCTCTCAATGGCAATAGCCGAGGTAATCCCGTCAGCGTCGGCATGGTGCCTGAGGATGATGGGTTTTGAGTGGAGAATCGCTTTTTTGATTTCCCTGGCCACATGAAGCATCTTGGGCCTAAGCCTTTCCATTATTTCACTTTCGATCAGGAAGGGGATATCAGCAGGAGCTGCCTTTTCCTCGATTACCCTTTCGACCCTGTCCCTGACGGCATTTTCCTTTTCCCCTGTCAGCCGCTTCATGCTCATAACTTCGATCTGGACCTGGTCATCCCGCAGGGTCACTTCCCCGGTGATGGACACAACCATTTCCATATCGATTTGCGGGTAAGCCCGTTTTCCGGCACTCTCGAAAGCCGCGCAGGGAACGAAGCCCCCTTCATCACTGATCGTGAAGATAGTGGGTCCACTGGTCTGCTTTACCTGGATGATCTCTCCCTCAATCCGGACCAGCCTGCCCTTCATGCTGGGATCGATATTATCGGAGCTTTTGACAGGAAGCTCCTTTTCAAGCTCGATAGTTTCATACTTCTGGAGGGTTTTGGGGATCAGGTCCAGTTTTCCTCCGGCCTTGATGCTTTTTACGAGCACGATTACGGTTGCCCCGACTTTCGGAGGGACCTCTACATTGCTTGAGTGCATGAGCCCCCTTACGTGGGAGTTCAGATCCACGAAAACCCCGAAGGAAGCCGCACTGCTCACCTTTCCGTGGTAAAGATTCCC
This window encodes:
- a CDS encoding Lrp/AsnC family transcriptional regulator translates to MDEKIRHILEILENDARASSDEIAALTDMTAQEVSQAIAKLEETGVIRHYKTIIDWDLVGENYVYAVIELKVTLERNQGYQVIAERIYKFPEVRSVRLLSGDYDISLTVRGRSMKDVAFFVAEKIATLDQVQNTATHFVLKTYKEDGVILHEPEAIKRLPVSL
- a CDS encoding EamA family transporter, with the translated sequence MDLKALKKQESKRKISKGYMWALFCAVFWGIWYLPGTVVWVLNPFDEMFGVIAGTNGDAVSLVVTAVLITAFNALTVMLALMVWNGVLQKFGELGRTLKEFNPCSKWFFLASIFGGPVAILGSFMAMGFIGGAFAAVAALLYPVVGSVLAYYWYGEKITKRAAIGILVIILGGITIFGGGLITELGAGEVPWIGYLGGLMAAAGWGIEGAIAGKGLDIAEPDVGLTLRFLGENIIWWILIVPILAIVGFPMYSFAFQAFEPLTLLVLIFAGITFGFCYVCWYKSFPLIGVGRGQGIGNLYGLCAIIFIFLFFGDVPQWTILLGGALCVAGSFIMFTEEAGELETLRGE
- a CDS encoding aminotransferase class I/II-fold pyridoxal phosphate-dependent enzyme, with protein sequence MRPPCDPSKFVAEIVKNVPPSGIRRFFDLVSGLEDVISLGVGEPDFITPWHIREMCIHSLEKGQTSYTSNYGLPELRDELSRTYYRRYGLDYDPASEILVTTGVSEAIDIALRAVVNPGDEVIVVQPAYVAYVPAVVLAGGKPVVVSTHRGDEFRLTAEVLKPAITSKTRAIVLNFPNNPTGAVMTREDLEDIADLVAEHDLFVISDEVYECLTYEGKHIPFSSLEGMKERTVMLNGFSKAYAMTGLRLGFAMAAPEIIRSMMMIHQYSMLCAPITAQVGAIEALRNGNDEMERMVREYDRRRHFIVRGFDRIGLDCFTPKGAFYAFPYVGATGLSSCEFSERLLNEKRVVVIPGDVFGEAGEGFLRCAYAASMDDLKKAIDRMGEFVDGL
- a CDS encoding 30S ribosomal protein S8e, translating into MRWQGSSRRKATGGKVTAARGKRKFEMGRESADTRISDVKRKNVPTMGGNRKVRLLQSNVANVTNPNDGKTAVTTIETVVDNTANKHYIRRNILTKGSVIKTPLGTARVTSRPGQEGVVNAVLIE
- a CDS encoding DUF6951 family protein, whose product is MVTEISIDSICGHTTKIIATKEGKKTHVHIKTTCEKLRNWGTKFDFEMNDLMGGQDTILSKKSAENPITPTCLVPAAVMNACWLENGMISKNLAREKGKMQIIFDKLE
- a CDS encoding B12-binding domain-containing protein, translated to MASKEEIIAKAKEAITEYDEEMAEEAANEALKEGIDPVEIIEHGFTEGMQEVGEQFEQGTVFLPHVLAAAEAMKAGIEVMKPEMERRKSKTEKKGTIVIGTIEGDIHSIGKDIVASMLNIAGFEVIDLGRDVPIKTFIEKAKELKPEFVASSALMTTTMVNQIQIEEQLKEAGIRDQVRTMVGGAPVTQDWADKIGANIYGENATDAVNKIKAALGF
- a CDS encoding DUF5591 domain-containing protein — its product is MKPIIPEDERSSEPLDNERIIYHPDMVRANEWILNEYEAPFREICIFVPCAKRKPYHESPSHKKFDRIIFGLAKPEDVHVVTFGTCGVAPRELDTQYPFMHYKFMMGKCNVTQIKRDFIKIESERLACYLEKTRDNYGHRIAYCIGDFRTAMEKALEMVDVEVSLVPRESTIRSMLQPEKSFIYNSLSCKEYLQDFSDAIAEALKLPGRKVGLREDLSVDDTDWYLL
- a CDS encoding orotate phosphoribosyltransferase-like protein, with the protein product MKNIEDLIQKAVELQNNGLVSGQIADELNVSRETVTWLLTRSKKEVTAPAPKDISVNWSSIGKSATRLHYISLALCDMVLETLEKTNTEVDVVVGVAASGVPLASMMANELGADFALYHSRKAQDVVQPGHKGTISRNFGSVAGKNCVIVDDVITTGSTTMEVVEHLREMDAKPRVVVVLVDKKGSDTIANVPIQSLVRIVRVD
- a CDS encoding NOB1 family endonuclease, producing MTYYIADSAVFIMGNCDVDSSLLITVPSVEDELKSRDAVLRFDLAKEGGLRVEWPEPEMVKAVREKAEHTRDSEELSKTDLEVLAKALEHKEKAVLLTDDYAVQNVAVQLGIEVKPIAQKKIRDLIIWQKQCIGCKQTFEKGDVCPVCGSPLKKKRKTKL
- a CDS encoding DUF169 domain-containing protein; protein product: MDIKEINNYGQELITRLNLKTSPVAVRLIPAGGEIPTEVKKVEETMRHCQMIDRVRKTGEEFYSLVEDHMCKGGAASMGLGKMPKKVGSGEFYYKGLSHFSNINAARRTVENAPMLPPNSTEAILYGALDKASFEPDVAVVICNPRQIMLLTQAIMYKRGGRLEVGFAGKQSVCSDGVVQAYRDGQVGITVGCSGSRAYTEIADEEMTIGIPVELLPDITKALARICPN
- a CDS encoding helix-turn-helix domain-containing protein — translated: MANSIHEMIRASFRCEDMVKCVLGLKSLDIDAYKALLTSGPLTAENLGEILNRERSTAYRSLQNLIACGVVYRETRSIESGGYYYEYVAIEPQEMKTMVKKNVDEWYDQMNDLIEKMDDKMNILIIRMDDEED